Proteins from one Thalassophryne amazonica chromosome 20, fThaAma1.1, whole genome shotgun sequence genomic window:
- the LOC117501911 gene encoding alpha-(1,3)-fucosyltransferase 9-like isoform X1, with translation MFSTLKVSLHHSILKRIVVVAGFIGLFLMYYKSFPFPRCHLQSVPPQQMNTHSGLHNTSAVRKEPTSAVVQRQSHIPLMLLWSWPENKRFDLNICKNLLNIDRCHLTDNRSLYSMAHGVVIFHRTIQDDLSNLPAPPRPRFQRWIWFNTDSQKNTRRIPGIEHLFNLTLTYRKDGDIHVQWQLSARKSTDKDFVLPPKQRLICWIVDKMELDTRLEERNRYYRELTKHIPVDVFDRTSLSDEDYFQTISSCKFYLSFEKSDDKDYITETFNGPLAVGTVPIVLGPPRKNYEEFFPGTSFIHVNDFSNAKVLADFLMKLDVDNKTYMSYFSWTRFYTARRHLTEEKYKFAHAICQACEYLSIYNVYRVVTDLYKWYFI, from the coding sequence ATGTTTTCAACACTCAAAGTTTCTCTTCATCACTCCATCCTAAAGAGGATTGTTGTAGTAGCTGGATTCATCGGACTGTTTTTAATGTACTATAAGTCATTTCCGTTCCCAAGATGTCATCTTCAGTCGGTTCCACCACAACAGATGAACACGCACAGCGGTTTGCACAACACATCAGCAGTCAGGAAAGAACCAACCAGCGCTGTCGTGCAACGACAGTCACACATCCCTTTAATGCTGCTGTGGTCGTGGCCGGAAAACAAGCGGTTTGACCTGAATATCTGCAAAAACCTTCTCAACATTGACAGATGTCACCTGACTGATAACAGGTCTTTGTACTCAATGGCTCACGGGGTTGTGATATTTCACAGAACTATCCAAGATGACCTGTCAAACCTCCCAGCACCTCCCAGACCTAGATTCCAGAGGTGGATCTGGTTTAATACAGACTCCCAAAAAAACACACGCAGGATACCAGGTATCGAACACCTTTTCAATTTGACTTTGACCTACAGGAAAGATGGAGATATCCATGTGCAGTGGCAACTGAGTGCCAGGAAGAGCACAGACAAAGATTTTGTGCTGCCCCCGAAGCAACGATTGATTTGCTGGATTGTGGATAAAATGGAGCTCGACACGAGATTAGAGGAAAGAAACCGATACTACAGAGAGCTCACCAAACACATTCCGGTGGACGTCTTTGACCGCACGTCCCTCAGCGATGAGGACTACTTTCAAACAATTAGCAGCTGCAAATTTTACCTTTCCTTTGAGAAATCAGATGATAAAGATTATATTACAGAAACGTTCAACGGGCCTCTTGCAGTCGGCACTGTGCCGATAGTTTTGGGGCCACCAAGGAAAAACTATGAGGAGTTTTTTCCAGGCACTTCATTCATACATGTTAATGATTTTTCTAATGCCAAAGTTCTGGCTGATTTCCTCATGAAGCTGGATGTTGACAATAAGACTTATATGAGCTACTTTAGCTGGACGCGTTTTTACACGGCAAGACGGCATCTTACTGAGGAGAAGTACAAATTTGCACATGCTATCTGTCAAGCCTGTGAGTATTTGAGCATTTATAATGTATATAGAGTTGTGACTGATTTATATAAATGGTACTTCATTTGA